A stretch of Cheilinus undulatus linkage group 20, ASM1832078v1, whole genome shotgun sequence DNA encodes these proteins:
- the LOC121528671 gene encoding epidermal growth factor receptor kinase substrate 8-like protein 1 isoform X3: protein MTNFSRYLVNHLLTFSLQDGDVQSVEEAQARLSFLAQSNKLWSQQMFLDIGAEAIHLRDIQSQDELEKYAFRSIFRCDAINTVKHFPSLLLLVCQSSDQEKPDIHFFNCETVKAEQICEDIEHAVSDSSKNRSKKVPDALRLPQSGGDMLDPYEIPSPPIAHAPNPPPANPPPYPGLRANGMNGGPDISFLRAEREVGILNHCFDDIENFMGKLQQTAEAATVLNQRKKKKKKSKKQTAEEDLLTAKARPPPEEEFIDIFQKFKYCFSLLARLKSTISNPSSEELVHHVFKPLDMMVKTTGGPGLGASVSSPAMTNSAVSLLQDTLNEGERQLWSSLGPNWTLPRSQLRGPIAPYTPVFLDGWKPEAVRADGQVWEDPVESQHKHEDLRVKQEQSVPDVHIGDETDGSTTDPERLYSCTYDFIARNSSELSVQHGETLEVIESSKRWWKVRNNYGQIGFVPFNILESMAHIDSPAVNKPPSAPAPPPLTKSMTPVPPSPPALHQAPTHQAPTHSPGRPRSLPPYNLHPQAVEDSENKVMMVNDELLARLTNGKANLNKPLNIPRSSETTVPLNYHSPPDEVAEWLRGKGFSEPTVTCLGVLTGAQLFSLNKEELRAVIPDEGARVYSQLTVQKALLEDARRATELETVMEKQKMKVDLKLESSTL from the exons ATGACAAACTTCTCACGTTATCTTGTAAAT CACCTGCTGACGTTCTCGCTCCAGGACGGGGATGTGCAGAGTGTGGAGGAGGCGCAGGCACGTCTCTCCTTCCTGGCTCAGAGCAACAAACTGTGGAGTCAACAGATGTTTCTAGATATCGGAGCAGAAGCCATTCATCTCAGAGACATACAGAGCCAG GACGAGCTGGAAAAGTACGCTTTCAGATCTATTTTCCGCTGTGACGCCATAAACACAGTGAAACACTTCCCATCCCTCCTCCTCTTAGTCTGCCAGAGTTCAGATCAGGAGAAGCCGGACATTCATTTCTTTAACTGTGAGACTGTAAAG GCAGAGCAGATCTGTGAAGACATTGAACATGCAGTTTCAGATTCCTCAAAAAACAGGAGTAAGAAAGTTCCTGATGCTCTCAG GCTTCCTCAGAGTGGTGGAGACATGCTCGACCCCTACGAAATCCCAAGCCCCCCAATTGCACATGCTCCAAATCCCCCTCCAGCCAACCCTCCACCTTACCCTGGACTCAGAG CAAACGGCATGAATGGAGGGCCTGACATCTCCTTCCTGAGAGCAGAAAGAGAAGTG GGGATCCTCAACCACTGTTTCGATGACATCGAAAACTTTATGGGGAAGCTGCAGCAGACTGCAGAAGCTGCGACGGTGCTGAaccagaggaagaagaagaagaagaaaagcaaaaagcaaACAGCTGAAG AGGATTTACTCACTGCAAAGGCTCGCCCCCCACCTGAGGAGGAGTTCATCGATATCTTCCAGAAGTTCAAATACTGCTTCAGCCTGCTG GCCCGTCTGAAATCAACCATCTCAAATCCTTCATCAGAGGAGCTTGTTCACCATGTGTTCAAACCTTTGGATATG ATGGTGAAAACTACAGGAGGACCAGGTTTGGGAGCTTCAGTGTCCAGCCCCGCTATGACCAACTCTGCTGTTTCCTTGCTTCAAGACACCCTGAACGAGGGGGAGAGGCAGCTGTGGTCATCTTTGGGTCCTAATTGGACTCTCCCACG TTCTCAGCTCAGAGGCCCCATCGCTCCCTACACCCCAGTTTTCTTGGACGGTTGGAAGCCAGAAGCAGTGAGAGCAGACGGGCAGGTTTGGGAGGATCCGGTTGAGTCACAGCACAAACATGAAGACCTCCGAGTAAAACAAGAG CAGTCAGTTCCAGACGTCCACATCGGTGATGAAAC aGATGGATCCACAACAGACCCAGAGAGACTCTACAGCTGCACCTACGACTTCATCGCCAGGAACAGCAGCGAGCTGTCGGTGCAGCACGGGGAGACACTCGAG GTAATCGAATCATCCAAACGTTGGTGGAAGGTTCGTAATAACTACGGCCAGATCGGATTTGTCCCCTTCAACATCCTGGAGTCCATGGCTCACATAGACAGCCCCGCTGTCAACAAACCCCCCAGT GCTCCAGCTCCACCTCCTCTCACAAAGAGTATGACCCCAGTCCCACCCAGCCCTCCTGCTCTACATCAGGCACCAACCCACCAGGCACCCACCCACTCCCCCGGGCGCCCACGCAGCCTCCCGCCATACAACCTGCACCCACAGGCTGTAGAAGACTCAGAAAACAAAG TCATGATGGTGAATGATGAGCTGCTTGCGCGGCTGACCAACGGAAAGGCCAACCTAAACAAACCTCTGAACATCCCCCGTTCCTCAGAGACCACGGTGCCCCTGAACTACCACTCTCCTCCAGACGAGGTAGCCGAGTGGCTGCGAGGGAAAGGCTTCAGTGAACC GACAGTGACATGTTTAGGAGTGCTGACAGGGGCTCAGCTCTTCTCCCTGAACAAGGAAGAACTACGAGCCGTGATTCCAGATGAGGGCGCCAGAGTCTATAGTCAGCTCACTGTGCAGAAAGCACTGCTGGAG
- the LOC121528671 gene encoding epidermal growth factor receptor kinase substrate 8-like protein 1 isoform X1, giving the protein MLVMYVADPRATNSVVRGRQNQRKLGVPHRSFKYLLNKVRMTNFSRYLVNHLLTFSLQDGDVQSVEEAQARLSFLAQSNKLWSQQMFLDIGAEAIHLRDIQSQDELEKYAFRSIFRCDAINTVKHFPSLLLLVCQSSDQEKPDIHFFNCETVKAEQICEDIEHAVSDSSKNRSKKVPDALRLPQSGGDMLDPYEIPSPPIAHAPNPPPANPPPYPGLRANGMNGGPDISFLRAEREVGILNHCFDDIENFMGKLQQTAEAATVLNQRKKKKKKSKKQTAEEDLLTAKARPPPEEEFIDIFQKFKYCFSLLARLKSTISNPSSEELVHHVFKPLDMMVKTTGGPGLGASVSSPAMTNSAVSLLQDTLNEGERQLWSSLGPNWTLPRSQLRGPIAPYTPVFLDGWKPEAVRADGQVWEDPVESQHKHEDLRVKQEQSVPDVHIGDETDGSTTDPERLYSCTYDFIARNSSELSVQHGETLEVIESSKRWWKVRNNYGQIGFVPFNILESMAHIDSPAVNKPPSAPAPPPLTKSMTPVPPSPPALHQAPTHQAPTHSPGRPRSLPPYNLHPQAVEDSENKVMMVNDELLARLTNGKANLNKPLNIPRSSETTVPLNYHSPPDEVAEWLRGKGFSEPTVTCLGVLTGAQLFSLNKEELRAVIPDEGARVYSQLTVQKALLEDARRATELETVMEKQKMKVDLKLESSTL; this is encoded by the exons AggagttcctcacaggagctttaagtatCTTCTGAACAAAGTCAGGATGACAAACTTCTCACGTTATCTTGTAAAT CACCTGCTGACGTTCTCGCTCCAGGACGGGGATGTGCAGAGTGTGGAGGAGGCGCAGGCACGTCTCTCCTTCCTGGCTCAGAGCAACAAACTGTGGAGTCAACAGATGTTTCTAGATATCGGAGCAGAAGCCATTCATCTCAGAGACATACAGAGCCAG GACGAGCTGGAAAAGTACGCTTTCAGATCTATTTTCCGCTGTGACGCCATAAACACAGTGAAACACTTCCCATCCCTCCTCCTCTTAGTCTGCCAGAGTTCAGATCAGGAGAAGCCGGACATTCATTTCTTTAACTGTGAGACTGTAAAG GCAGAGCAGATCTGTGAAGACATTGAACATGCAGTTTCAGATTCCTCAAAAAACAGGAGTAAGAAAGTTCCTGATGCTCTCAG GCTTCCTCAGAGTGGTGGAGACATGCTCGACCCCTACGAAATCCCAAGCCCCCCAATTGCACATGCTCCAAATCCCCCTCCAGCCAACCCTCCACCTTACCCTGGACTCAGAG CAAACGGCATGAATGGAGGGCCTGACATCTCCTTCCTGAGAGCAGAAAGAGAAGTG GGGATCCTCAACCACTGTTTCGATGACATCGAAAACTTTATGGGGAAGCTGCAGCAGACTGCAGAAGCTGCGACGGTGCTGAaccagaggaagaagaagaagaagaaaagcaaaaagcaaACAGCTGAAG AGGATTTACTCACTGCAAAGGCTCGCCCCCCACCTGAGGAGGAGTTCATCGATATCTTCCAGAAGTTCAAATACTGCTTCAGCCTGCTG GCCCGTCTGAAATCAACCATCTCAAATCCTTCATCAGAGGAGCTTGTTCACCATGTGTTCAAACCTTTGGATATG ATGGTGAAAACTACAGGAGGACCAGGTTTGGGAGCTTCAGTGTCCAGCCCCGCTATGACCAACTCTGCTGTTTCCTTGCTTCAAGACACCCTGAACGAGGGGGAGAGGCAGCTGTGGTCATCTTTGGGTCCTAATTGGACTCTCCCACG TTCTCAGCTCAGAGGCCCCATCGCTCCCTACACCCCAGTTTTCTTGGACGGTTGGAAGCCAGAAGCAGTGAGAGCAGACGGGCAGGTTTGGGAGGATCCGGTTGAGTCACAGCACAAACATGAAGACCTCCGAGTAAAACAAGAG CAGTCAGTTCCAGACGTCCACATCGGTGATGAAAC aGATGGATCCACAACAGACCCAGAGAGACTCTACAGCTGCACCTACGACTTCATCGCCAGGAACAGCAGCGAGCTGTCGGTGCAGCACGGGGAGACACTCGAG GTAATCGAATCATCCAAACGTTGGTGGAAGGTTCGTAATAACTACGGCCAGATCGGATTTGTCCCCTTCAACATCCTGGAGTCCATGGCTCACATAGACAGCCCCGCTGTCAACAAACCCCCCAGT GCTCCAGCTCCACCTCCTCTCACAAAGAGTATGACCCCAGTCCCACCCAGCCCTCCTGCTCTACATCAGGCACCAACCCACCAGGCACCCACCCACTCCCCCGGGCGCCCACGCAGCCTCCCGCCATACAACCTGCACCCACAGGCTGTAGAAGACTCAGAAAACAAAG TCATGATGGTGAATGATGAGCTGCTTGCGCGGCTGACCAACGGAAAGGCCAACCTAAACAAACCTCTGAACATCCCCCGTTCCTCAGAGACCACGGTGCCCCTGAACTACCACTCTCCTCCAGACGAGGTAGCCGAGTGGCTGCGAGGGAAAGGCTTCAGTGAACC GACAGTGACATGTTTAGGAGTGCTGACAGGGGCTCAGCTCTTCTCCCTGAACAAGGAAGAACTACGAGCCGTGATTCCAGATGAGGGCGCCAGAGTCTATAGTCAGCTCACTGTGCAGAAAGCACTGCTGGAG
- the LOC121528671 gene encoding epidermal growth factor receptor kinase substrate 8-like protein 1 isoform X2, with product MLVMYVADPRATNSVVRGRQNQRKLGVPHRSFKYLLNKVRMTNFSRYLVNHLLTFSLQDGDVQSVEEAQARLSFLAQSNKLWSQQMFLDIGAEAIHLRDIQSQDELEKYAFRSIFRCDAINTVKHFPSLLLLVCQSSDQEKPDIHFFNCETVKAEQICEDIEHAVSDSSKNRSKKVPDALRLPQSGGDMLDPYEIPSPPIAHAPNPPPANPPPYPGLRANGMNGGPDISFLRAEREVGILNHCFDDIENFMGKLQQTAEAATVLNQRKKKKKKSKKQTAEEDLLTAKARPPPEEEFIDIFQKFKYCFSLLARLKSTISNPSSEELVHHVFKPLDMMVKTTGGPGLGASVSSPAMTNSAVSLLQDTLNEGERQLWSSLGPNWTLPRSQLRGPIAPYTPVFLDGWKPEAVRADGQVWEDPVESQHKHEDLRVKQESVPDVHIGDETDGSTTDPERLYSCTYDFIARNSSELSVQHGETLEVIESSKRWWKVRNNYGQIGFVPFNILESMAHIDSPAVNKPPSAPAPPPLTKSMTPVPPSPPALHQAPTHQAPTHSPGRPRSLPPYNLHPQAVEDSENKVMMVNDELLARLTNGKANLNKPLNIPRSSETTVPLNYHSPPDEVAEWLRGKGFSEPTVTCLGVLTGAQLFSLNKEELRAVIPDEGARVYSQLTVQKALLEDARRATELETVMEKQKMKVDLKLESSTL from the exons AggagttcctcacaggagctttaagtatCTTCTGAACAAAGTCAGGATGACAAACTTCTCACGTTATCTTGTAAAT CACCTGCTGACGTTCTCGCTCCAGGACGGGGATGTGCAGAGTGTGGAGGAGGCGCAGGCACGTCTCTCCTTCCTGGCTCAGAGCAACAAACTGTGGAGTCAACAGATGTTTCTAGATATCGGAGCAGAAGCCATTCATCTCAGAGACATACAGAGCCAG GACGAGCTGGAAAAGTACGCTTTCAGATCTATTTTCCGCTGTGACGCCATAAACACAGTGAAACACTTCCCATCCCTCCTCCTCTTAGTCTGCCAGAGTTCAGATCAGGAGAAGCCGGACATTCATTTCTTTAACTGTGAGACTGTAAAG GCAGAGCAGATCTGTGAAGACATTGAACATGCAGTTTCAGATTCCTCAAAAAACAGGAGTAAGAAAGTTCCTGATGCTCTCAG GCTTCCTCAGAGTGGTGGAGACATGCTCGACCCCTACGAAATCCCAAGCCCCCCAATTGCACATGCTCCAAATCCCCCTCCAGCCAACCCTCCACCTTACCCTGGACTCAGAG CAAACGGCATGAATGGAGGGCCTGACATCTCCTTCCTGAGAGCAGAAAGAGAAGTG GGGATCCTCAACCACTGTTTCGATGACATCGAAAACTTTATGGGGAAGCTGCAGCAGACTGCAGAAGCTGCGACGGTGCTGAaccagaggaagaagaagaagaagaaaagcaaaaagcaaACAGCTGAAG AGGATTTACTCACTGCAAAGGCTCGCCCCCCACCTGAGGAGGAGTTCATCGATATCTTCCAGAAGTTCAAATACTGCTTCAGCCTGCTG GCCCGTCTGAAATCAACCATCTCAAATCCTTCATCAGAGGAGCTTGTTCACCATGTGTTCAAACCTTTGGATATG ATGGTGAAAACTACAGGAGGACCAGGTTTGGGAGCTTCAGTGTCCAGCCCCGCTATGACCAACTCTGCTGTTTCCTTGCTTCAAGACACCCTGAACGAGGGGGAGAGGCAGCTGTGGTCATCTTTGGGTCCTAATTGGACTCTCCCACG TTCTCAGCTCAGAGGCCCCATCGCTCCCTACACCCCAGTTTTCTTGGACGGTTGGAAGCCAGAAGCAGTGAGAGCAGACGGGCAGGTTTGGGAGGATCCGGTTGAGTCACAGCACAAACATGAAGACCTCCGAGTAAAACAAGAG TCAGTTCCAGACGTCCACATCGGTGATGAAAC aGATGGATCCACAACAGACCCAGAGAGACTCTACAGCTGCACCTACGACTTCATCGCCAGGAACAGCAGCGAGCTGTCGGTGCAGCACGGGGAGACACTCGAG GTAATCGAATCATCCAAACGTTGGTGGAAGGTTCGTAATAACTACGGCCAGATCGGATTTGTCCCCTTCAACATCCTGGAGTCCATGGCTCACATAGACAGCCCCGCTGTCAACAAACCCCCCAGT GCTCCAGCTCCACCTCCTCTCACAAAGAGTATGACCCCAGTCCCACCCAGCCCTCCTGCTCTACATCAGGCACCAACCCACCAGGCACCCACCCACTCCCCCGGGCGCCCACGCAGCCTCCCGCCATACAACCTGCACCCACAGGCTGTAGAAGACTCAGAAAACAAAG TCATGATGGTGAATGATGAGCTGCTTGCGCGGCTGACCAACGGAAAGGCCAACCTAAACAAACCTCTGAACATCCCCCGTTCCTCAGAGACCACGGTGCCCCTGAACTACCACTCTCCTCCAGACGAGGTAGCCGAGTGGCTGCGAGGGAAAGGCTTCAGTGAACC GACAGTGACATGTTTAGGAGTGCTGACAGGGGCTCAGCTCTTCTCCCTGAACAAGGAAGAACTACGAGCCGTGATTCCAGATGAGGGCGCCAGAGTCTATAGTCAGCTCACTGTGCAGAAAGCACTGCTGGAG